A part of Candidatus Eremiobacteraceae bacterium genomic DNA contains:
- a CDS encoding UvrD-helicase domain-containing protein gives MDALTSLNDDQRAAALQTEGPVLIFAGAGSGKTRVLTHRIAHILEAGLAPAHRILAVTFTNKAAGELKRRLADLVGPASAGLWVGTFHSIGVRMLRRDGAAVGVAPNFVIYDDADQRTLVKEILRDLNLDEKHFAPGAMLHKISRAKERCITPEAYASSSEGELSPTIASIYFEYQRRLGQASALDFDDLIMHALSLAERPDEIGNAWRERFLYVLVDEYQDVNEAQYRMVRALSRGSGNICVVGDDDQSIYGFRGADHRIILRFERDFPGAATFRLERNYRSSAAVLSAANALVSRNTQRHRKKLWTEREDGTPVTVYAGNTDRDEARYVVDSIRQSMHDFGLGPNDFVVLYRTNAQSRSFEEALLVEGIPYRIVGGVGFYARAEVKDALGYLRYIANRNDGVSLRRIINAPKRGIGTATLNSIADEGARRGLNFAQALAQDELVAQVAPKKVKDIRAFMRDIERFTALSALEGPAKLIVSVLEETGYLRDLRSEDTVEARSRLENLQELVGVARDFEEREGPDLDQFLATISLVSDLDRLDDSERYVTLMTLHMAKGLEFPVVFLCGMEEGIFPHNRALLDPADIEEERRLCYVGMTRAIDRLTLTYAKRRLTFGSAYMHPPSRFLGEMTGLEYLNAQPVASLGFGGSWDDVALPEPSLRDDIELQAGDHVVHKKFGTGVVLDVKGAGGDAFVTVNFDEVGRKSIMLNYAKLEKVG, from the coding sequence GTGGACGCCCTCACCTCGCTCAACGACGACCAACGCGCGGCCGCACTTCAGACAGAAGGTCCCGTGCTCATCTTCGCCGGCGCGGGCAGCGGCAAGACGCGCGTCCTCACCCATCGCATCGCGCACATCCTCGAGGCCGGACTCGCGCCCGCGCATCGCATTCTCGCAGTGACCTTCACCAACAAGGCTGCCGGCGAATTGAAACGACGGCTGGCCGATCTCGTGGGCCCGGCGTCGGCGGGACTTTGGGTGGGAACCTTTCACTCGATCGGCGTTCGCATGTTGCGGCGCGACGGCGCAGCGGTAGGTGTCGCGCCGAACTTCGTCATCTACGACGACGCCGACCAGCGCACGCTTGTCAAAGAGATCCTGCGCGACCTCAACCTCGACGAGAAGCATTTCGCGCCGGGTGCCATGCTCCACAAGATAAGTCGCGCGAAGGAGCGTTGCATCACCCCGGAGGCGTACGCGAGCAGCTCCGAAGGCGAGCTCTCGCCCACGATCGCGTCGATCTACTTCGAATATCAACGCCGGCTTGGCCAAGCATCCGCTCTCGATTTCGACGACCTCATCATGCACGCGCTTTCGCTCGCCGAACGCCCCGACGAGATCGGCAACGCGTGGCGCGAACGTTTTTTGTACGTCTTAGTCGACGAGTACCAGGATGTCAATGAAGCGCAGTATCGCATGGTGCGGGCGCTTTCGAGGGGCTCGGGCAACATCTGCGTAGTGGGCGACGACGATCAGAGCATCTACGGTTTCCGCGGCGCGGACCACCGCATCATCCTTCGATTCGAGCGCGATTTCCCGGGAGCCGCCACATTCCGGCTCGAGCGGAACTACCGTTCGAGCGCCGCGGTGCTCTCGGCCGCGAACGCGCTCGTGTCGCGAAACACGCAGCGTCACCGGAAAAAACTGTGGACCGAACGCGAGGACGGCACACCCGTCACGGTTTACGCCGGCAACACCGATCGCGATGAAGCGCGTTATGTGGTAGATTCTATCCGCCAATCTATGCACGACTTTGGTCTTGGCCCCAACGACTTCGTCGTGCTGTATCGCACGAATGCCCAGTCACGCTCGTTTGAAGAAGCGTTGCTTGTCGAAGGCATTCCGTATCGCATCGTTGGCGGCGTCGGCTTTTACGCGCGCGCCGAAGTCAAAGATGCGCTCGGCTACTTGCGCTATATCGCCAATCGCAACGACGGCGTCAGTCTGCGGCGCATCATCAACGCACCCAAGCGCGGCATCGGCACGGCCACACTTAACTCTATTGCCGACGAGGGCGCGCGCCGCGGGCTCAATTTTGCGCAAGCACTCGCCCAGGACGAACTCGTCGCACAGGTCGCGCCAAAAAAGGTCAAAGATATCCGAGCGTTCATGCGCGACATCGAACGCTTCACGGCGCTTTCCGCGCTCGAAGGTCCGGCCAAGCTGATCGTAAGCGTGCTCGAAGAAACAGGTTACCTGCGCGACTTGCGCTCGGAGGATACGGTTGAAGCGAGGTCGCGGCTGGAAAATCTGCAAGAGCTCGTGGGCGTGGCGCGCGATTTCGAGGAGCGTGAGGGACCCGACCTCGACCAGTTTCTCGCCACCATCTCGCTGGTCTCCGACCTCGACCGGCTCGACGACAGCGAACGCTACGTCACGTTGATGACACTGCACATGGCCAAGGGGCTCGAGTTCCCAGTCGTGTTCCTATGCGGCATGGAAGAAGGGATTTTCCCCCACAATCGGGCGCTGCTCGATCCGGCCGACATCGAGGAAGAGCGCCGCCTTTGCTATGTCGGGATGACGCGCGCCATCGATCGCCTCACCCTCACCTACGCAAAACGCCGCCTCACCTTTGGAAGCGCGTATATGCATCCGCCTTCGAGATTCTTAGGCGAAATGACCGGCTTAGAATACCTCAACGCCCAGCCGGTGGCGTCGCTCGGGTTTGGCGGCAGTTGGGACGATGTTGCGTTGCCGGAGCCTTCGCTGCGCGACGATATCGAACTCCAAGCGGGCGACCACGTCGTCCACAAGAAATTCGGAACCGGCGTGGTGTTGGACGTCAAAGGCGCCGGCGGCGACGCGTTCGTGACCGTGAACTTCGATGAGGTCGGGCGGAAAAGCATCATGCTCAACTACGCCAAGTTGGAAAAGGTCGGATAG
- a CDS encoding NDP-sugar synthase, giving the protein MQAVILVGGEGTRLRPLTLALPKPMAPLLGRPFIGWIIARLAAEGVDDIILSCCYLPDAIEAHYGDGRSMGVRLHYVVENEPLGTAGAIKNARELIHGPVYICNGDIITGLDLTALRGAHVQNNAIATIHTREVEDPSHFGVVETAANGRVKRFVEKPEPGQTDARDINAGTYILELDAVDAIPGGRAVSIEREVFPELITRTGRVFAVSTQDYWIDVGRPSTYIQSHRDILDRKLEHPLGVEVANDVWSADGAPLPHGVKVSGPAYIGPGVTLGAGSTIEPYSVLYAGCRVGDGATIGAAILWPGCVVGAGAIVRDAILGLDVVVEPGATVPPESVLGQGERVPGAGVAR; this is encoded by the coding sequence TTGCAAGCAGTCATTCTTGTCGGCGGTGAAGGAACGAGGTTACGCCCGCTCACCCTCGCGTTGCCAAAACCCATGGCGCCGCTGCTGGGCAGGCCATTCATCGGCTGGATCATCGCGCGCCTCGCGGCCGAAGGGGTCGACGACATCATCCTTTCGTGCTGCTACCTTCCGGATGCCATCGAAGCGCACTACGGCGACGGCCGAAGCATGGGCGTCAGACTGCACTATGTCGTCGAGAACGAGCCCCTCGGGACTGCCGGAGCCATCAAGAATGCGCGCGAGCTCATCCACGGCCCCGTCTATATCTGCAACGGCGACATAATCACGGGCCTCGACCTCACAGCGCTGCGCGGAGCGCACGTGCAAAACAACGCCATCGCCACCATTCACACGCGCGAAGTCGAAGATCCGAGCCACTTCGGCGTCGTCGAAACGGCCGCGAACGGACGCGTCAAGCGCTTCGTCGAGAAGCCCGAGCCCGGACAGACCGACGCACGCGACATCAACGCGGGCACTTACATACTCGAACTCGACGCCGTCGACGCCATACCGGGCGGTCGAGCGGTCTCCATCGAGCGCGAAGTTTTCCCCGAGCTTATCACCCGCACCGGTCGTGTGTTCGCGGTGTCCACACAAGACTATTGGATCGATGTTGGCCGGCCGTCCACGTACATCCAATCCCACCGCGACATTCTGGATCGCAAGCTCGAACATCCGCTTGGCGTGGAAGTCGCGAATGACGTCTGGTCGGCGGACGGCGCGCCGTTACCGCACGGAGTCAAGGTGAGCGGTCCGGCCTACATCGGTCCGGGCGTCACTTTAGGAGCAGGTTCGACCATCGAACCGTATAGCGTGCTCTACGCCGGGTGCCGCGTGGGCGACGGCGCCACGATTGGGGCCGCCATTTTGTGGCCCGGTTGCGTAGTTGGGGCCGGCGCCATCGTCCGCGACGCAATACTCGGTCTCGACGTCGTGGTCGAGCCGGGCGCCACCGTGCCGCCGGAGTCGGTGCTTGGTCAGGGCGAGCGCGTGCCCGGCGCTGGGGTTGCGCGCTAG